GTGTGTATAAAAGAATCTCAAGAAGAACGAGATCTTTCTATGCACAAGACTCTTAAGCTCAACAAGTCTCTTAAAGCAGCAAGGGAAGAAAACTTCAAATTGAGAGACATCTTGAAGCAGACTATAAATGAAGCAAAAGCTGCTGCTGACTTAGCTAGACGGGAAAATTCTCAACTAAAAGATTCCCTGAATAGAAAGGAATGAATCAATTCATTTACTTCACCTTGTGATTGATAAAGCTGCCTCATTAAAATGTCAATGAGTATAAACAGTTGCTTTCTTGAGTATCAACCGAATATAGAAATGCAGGTTAGGATCAAATTGCCAAAGGCAATGGTTGAGGAACGCAGATATGAAAAAAGCCAGGAAAACTTTAATCTTTAATCCTAGTGTCCTAAAATCACAGATGAAGAAACAACCATCAGAGGGAACTTCAAGATTCCATATCATAGCAATTCAGCTATGAATGGATCATTAAATTTCCAAGTTAGTAACCTCAAAATGATGTATAGTGATGGATAATTAAATGGGAATTTGTATATGGATACAAGTTGAAATGGTAAAGTATTTTCCTCTTTGATGTTTTCATACTATGGTACACAAATATGGTTATTTATCATAAAACTTTGATCACCAGAGATCTCTGGAAGACCTCTAATATGgtattcataattcatgtacTCTTATAATCTTGCTGTAAACTCTATGCGTATAAGCAAGTAATTTAATAACCTTACATAATCCCACCAAATCACTATGTTACTAATTGATATACAGATAAACCTGACGACAAAATGGTCTGTAGTCTAACAACTGGAcactgttttttttctttcaattccaTATGAATGCAACATATTCAATGGTATATATAACTTGGTACGAGTCTTAATTAAGTGACATGGATAGTGAGATTCATATAGTCGACCACAACTAACTTGGAATTGAAGTGTAATCGATGTTGTAGTACAAAACAAGTAATATCATTTCTTTTGTTATGATCTATTATAATATCTCAGAGCAGAATGTTCTTGATCCAGTAAATACATGGTGATCGACTTGAGCATAATCAAATTTACGATTATCAAGTCAGCAGATTTCATGCATCGCTATACTAATAAAATGAGTACAAATTTATAATCTCCTGGCTTGAAATGTTAAAAGTGTTTATTTAggtttttagagaaaaaaaataagtgttttTGAGCAAGCTATTTCTGAAGAGTTCAAaagaaaaagtattttttttccgGAACCACTTTTGGAGCATTGGTCAAGTATAAATTCTTGGCTTATGGGACAACTTGTCTGGACTGCATGGTTTCCCATTGACTTAGCTCtgaaccatatatatatatggagagTTTCTATCTTTCTCAATGCAAGTTGATTGACTATCAAGGCCACTGGACCCCCCCAAACCCCACCCCACCACCCTCCTTGTTTTTCAGTATTTTATCAGTTACCCTTTGGAAAGGTATTAGGAAATAAGGTTAGCTGTGGGACTGCTGCTTAGCTGCCATACTTGAAAGATTTGACTCTTAATTTCTTCTTTCTATTATGAGTTAGCAACTAATGTTAACTATCAAGTGAAGTGGACAgattctttttccttttgcttcttattttccttcttttcatcTGTTTTCACACTAATCTACTTGCTACTTATTTTCCTCCTCCGTATTAATCTGTTTtcacatttttgaaatattgtAGTCTATCCTTTTCAACAGTTTATatagagtatatatatagtggAGTATAACTTTGAACTTTGGCAAGACTACACACAGAGAAAACATTCTATTTCCAGTGCATAGTAACAGCATGGAGAAGTACATATTTTTATTGACTCTCCTCTTTCTAGTTCAATTTTCTATATCATCTGCTTCCTCAAATGAGACTGACCAAGAAGCtctattagctttccaaaatcTTATTACAAGTCCTAGTCATTTTTTGGCCAATAATTGGACCAAAAATACTTCTTTTTGCTCTTGGTTTGGTGTCACTTGCAGTTCAAAAAGGCAAAGGGTTGTGGCCTTGGCTCTTCCTAATTTGCAACTTCAAGGCACAATTTCCCCGTCTTTGGCCAATTTGTCCTTTCTCAGAGAGCTCAATTTCGAGAATAACTTATTCCATGGTGGCGTCCCTTATGGACTTGGCCACTTGCCTCGCTTGCGAGTAATTGATGTTAAAAACAATCAGCTAGAAGGAAGTATTCCAACAAGTCTATTTCAACACCAGAGAGTTCAAATCATTTCATTGGCTTACAATAAACTCAGTGGAGAAATGTGGAAAGGGCCATGGTATGTACCGGAACTCAGAATCTTAAATCTCAGGAATAATAGCCTCACGGGTATAATCCCTCCTTCCGTCGGAAATGCCACAAAGTTGCTCAACTTCAGTTTGTCTGGGAATAGAATCAATGGTATCATTCCAACTAAGATCGGTAATCTTAGCCAACTTATAGAGTTCCATTTGTTCAATAATCTATTAACAGGTTCCATTCCTGCACCACTGTTTAATATCTCGTCGCTACTTAGAGCATCTCTGGCAAGCAATAACCTTTCTGGTCCTCTCTTTCTCGATGAAGGGAATATTGTGTCAAATCTGAAGTATCTAAGTATATCTAAGAACCAAATTTCTGGTTGCATTCCCTCTAACATATGCCAACTGACACAGCTCAAAATTTTGTCCATATCTTATAACAATATGAAAGGAAATATACCCAGAAATATTGGTTGTTTATCCAAACTGGAGGAGTTTTATATTGGCGATAATCCAATAACAGGGACTATTCCCACTTCATTGGGCAATATTTCCACTCTGCGACATCTTTATTGTGGAAACAGTCGTATAGTGGGGCAAATTCCAAAGGCTATTTTTAACCTATCTTCTTTGGAAATGATTGATTGCAGTTACAGTAACCTCTCGGGAAGAATTCCAACCACTTCAGGTCTTCATCTTCAGAACCTTAAAGAAGTTTTCTTGGGACACAATCAGCTCGAAGGGGAAATTCCATTGTTCATAACAAATGCTTCCAAGCTTGAGATATTGGGGCTAGAAAATAACTTTCTCACAGGCGCAATTCCTACTAATTTGGGGAATCTTCGTGAGCTGCGAGAACTGTTCCTACATCATAATCAACTTACCAATGAACCAAGAGCGCAAGAATTGCGATTCTTCAATTCTTTGGTGAGCTGTAAGATGTTGCGATATCTAGAAGTGGGTTCCAATCCATTGAATGGCGTTCTGCCCAATTCTATTGGGAATCTTTCATCTACTATTGAAAACTTTAATATACCAGATGTGCACATCAATGGCCCCATCCCCACGGGTATACGCAATATGAGCGGTCTAATAACCCTAAACCTTGGAAAAAACAACTTGATGGGAACCATTCCATCTGAAGTCGGTAAGCTTGAACAACTCCAAGGTTTGTATCTATATAGCAACAAATTGCAAGGGAATATTCCAGAGGTGGTTTGTCATTTATCTAATTTGGTTACATTATCTTTGCATGTTAATGAGCTCTCTGGGGCGATTCCAAAATGTATAGAAAATCTTACCATGCTACAAGTTCTTTCATTGAGTTCTAACAAAGTTTCATCAAAGCTTCCTTTGAGTCTTTGGAAGATGAGTGGCCTTCTCTATCTTTTCATGTCACAAAATTCTATAGAGGGAGAAGTTCCCCAGGATATTGGAGGACTGAAGGCCCTTGTAGGACTAGATCTTTCTGGTAACCACTTTTCAGGCAAGATACCAAGCCAATTGGGGGACCTCCAAAACATGAATACTCTTGACCTGTCGAACAACTCATTTTCAGGCTCAATTCCATTAGCCTTTGCCAACTTGATAAGTTTAGAATACTTGGATTTGTCTTTAAATGTGTTGTCAGGTACTATTCCCAAGTCTTTGGAAAAGCTCTTATACCTTAAAAGCATCAATGTCTCATTTAATGTTTTAGAAGGTGTAATACCTAGTGATGGTGTGTTTGCGAATTCCACTCTGCAATCATTTATTGGGAACAAAGGTCTATGTGGAATGCACATATTGGAGATTCCTGCTTGTGCTATCACTAATCCTGGAAAACAATCAACGTCTAAGGAGCTTGTGCTGAAAATTGTTATTCCAGTGGTTATTTCATCTTTTTTGATATTCTTGTTGGTGTCAACTTGGATAttgaaacaaaagaagaaagggaAGTCCAAAGACGTGGAAAAGGTACCGGAGATCAGGACATATCAATTGATTTCTTATCACGAAATTCAACGAGCAACAAATAATTTTGATGGATCCAATTTAATTGGTGCGGGAGGTTCTTGCTCTGTGTACAAAGGTACATTATCTAGTGGAACTGTGGTGGCAATAAAGGTTCTCGATTTGCAAAATGAGGTAGTATGCAAGAGGTTTGATACTGAATGTGAAGTGTTGAGAAATGTTAGGCACAGAAATCTGATTCCAGTGATTACTACTTGTTCT
This sequence is a window from Solanum dulcamara chromosome 10, daSolDulc1.2, whole genome shotgun sequence. Protein-coding genes within it:
- the LOC129870710 gene encoding probable LRR receptor-like serine/threonine-protein kinase At3g47570, which encodes MEKYIFLLTLLFLVQFSISSASSNETDQEALLAFQNLITSPSHFLANNWTKNTSFCSWFGVTCSSKRQRVVALALPNLQLQGTISPSLANLSFLRELNFENNLFHGGVPYGLGHLPRLRVIDVKNNQLEGSIPTSLFQHQRVQIISLAYNKLSGEMWKGPWYVPELRILNLRNNSLTGIIPPSVGNATKLLNFSLSGNRINGIIPTKIGNLSQLIEFHLFNNLLTGSIPAPLFNISSLLRASLASNNLSGPLFLDEGNIVSNLKYLSISKNQISGCIPSNICQLTQLKILSISYNNMKGNIPRNIGCLSKLEEFYIGDNPITGTIPTSLGNISTLRHLYCGNSRIVGQIPKAIFNLSSLEMIDCSYSNLSGRIPTTSGLHLQNLKEVFLGHNQLEGEIPLFITNASKLEILGLENNFLTGAIPTNLGNLRELRELFLHHNQLTNEPRAQELRFFNSLVSCKMLRYLEVGSNPLNGVLPNSIGNLSSTIENFNIPDVHINGPIPTGIRNMSGLITLNLGKNNLMGTIPSEVGKLEQLQGLYLYSNKLQGNIPEVVCHLSNLVTLSLHVNELSGAIPKCIENLTMLQVLSLSSNKVSSKLPLSLWKMSGLLYLFMSQNSIEGEVPQDIGGLKALVGLDLSGNHFSGKIPSQLGDLQNMNTLDLSNNSFSGSIPLAFANLISLEYLDLSLNVLSGTIPKSLEKLLYLKSINVSFNVLEGVIPSDGVFANSTLQSFIGNKGLCGMHILEIPACAITNPGKQSTSKELVLKIVIPVVISSFLIFLLVSTWILKQKKKGKSKDVEKVPEIRTYQLISYHEIQRATNNFDGSNLIGAGGSCSVYKGTLSSGTVVAIKVLDLQNEVVCKRFDTECEVLRNVRHRNLIPVITTCSSEYIRAFVLQYMPNGSLDNWLYKGDRHLNLLQRVDIMLDVAVAIEYLHHDHDTPIVHCDLKPANVLLDEEMVAHVGDFGISKILAVSKSLAHTQTLGTLGYIAPEYGSEGIVSISGDVYSYGIVMIEVLTKRRPTDDEIFNENLGLRQWIRRAFPKTIMEVVDVNLFHEEEHVNSKTEICIASMMELALDCTKETPESRITMRDVVKRLNKIKNTFFGT